From Erigeron canadensis isolate Cc75 chromosome 5, C_canadensis_v1, whole genome shotgun sequence:
AATTTTGAGGGCTTGGTTGTGAAAGACCACATATTCTATTGTTTTTAGTTGCCTTCCGCTATTATATATGTGAATTACTACGACTATTCTATTGTTTTTAGTTGCCTTCTATCATGTGAATAACAACAGACTCTGTAATTTTATGAAAGATCACTCCACTTGAAATAAAAGCAAAAGGACAGgtattagatcaaatgatgtaCTCAAATATATAGCTGCTAGCATGTTACTCTGAAAGACTACAAGAATACTGCTATTATAACTTAtgagtaattaaaaaaaataaaattatgtacctATATGGCTGTACTCATACACACCCATATCGTTTGGCTATACACACCCATATCATTCGGCTATAAAATTGGGTAAGTTTATTCACCATAATCACAAGACTCGAACGTCGCCATCAtattttgagagagaaaatctcttttcaaattttaaggAGGTGAAGGCTTCGAGGGTGAGGTTGCGTACcctaattattttatatttttttagttaatgtgtttttttttagcCGCTTAACTTTTTTATGCATACAAAAAATTTCATATGCTACAAAAATTGGGGGTTCAAAGCACCCTCTTGACCCAATATAACAGTTGGGCCAACCCTACCGACTAGGATACTCAAAAATTTTTCCATACATTTGATGTAGCTTGCAACAAATTAAAGCGTTAACAAATAGATGATATTTGGCTGATCACTCAATTAATGCTATAAGTTGTCTCACGATCGGAAGCTTTTCTAGTCAAATActacaaaaaaatcaaaattgaaaagtaaatatatCCTTGGTTTGGTAAGCCAAAGAGCACGGCAGCGACCCATAAGGCCATATATAATTAAGGTGGCTAGACAAGTGGGTAGTTGTTGTGGCATGCAATTGGCAGGATTAAATGAATGACACGATAGTCGACGTACATGAGACGTACAATATGGCCGGAGAGCTATCTCAAATGTAGATGTTTTCCCGATCGAATAAGATATGTTAATATCCATGATGGTATCCTCTAATGACATTTTTAAGgcatataccttatgacttgtTTCTATTGTCTTTCATGTTGTTTACACATGTTATAAACGTACAAtcgttttttaaattatatatgttgttgAATATTATGGGTTGCTTCATATGtaatatcatatattaattgtatatattcaTTTCTTTATAACAAGCAAAAGTCGTGGTGTCATAGTGGCTCAATTTTGTTGATCTTTCGATGCCAAGTTAATAAAATCTTTGTATATATTAGCTTcatgaaaatagaaaatatttgatttaaaacggCAAAGAAATCAAAAGTCGAATCATTGACACTATTACATAGTAATAGTCTACATTTGTATTTTTCAAcctaattaattttgttgttgcATATACATATGGAGTAAAAACATtcaattatatatgttaaaccTCCGTTTTCGCAAAAACCCTACTTTCTAAACCCATAAGGCCATATAGCTTAAATAAGACGccataaataaatgtttaaaaaaatatatcttgctaaagataaataaaagacaaagaaaGGTAATTGATTTAATGCAATTTCGTGCAAGGTTTGGGTGTTGACAAAAAAGTAATAGTCTATGAAGTCATAGTTGAGGTGGATATGAGTTTCCCGAAACACCACTTGACCCATTAAATGAAACAAATATTagtataaaataataaagacACCAACGTGGGTCAATTTTCAAATTCAACATTTGTATTTTGTTGAAATATTGACTCATGCCTTTTGACGACTATCATCTCAAATTCCCTCAGCTCCTCCATATAACTTTCTTAATTTCTAGATGTATATATACCTACACCCCacacataatatatatacatgcatttactactcttcatatatatatatagaacacaTTATTTGAATTTTGGTGTTTCACATAATTAAAAGGAAATATATCGCTTCAAGAAATTAAAAGCTTTTGCTTCTGGGAATTGTTTTCAAAGTTGAACAAGTTATACTACTtgactactactactactactacatcTTATATAATTTTATCGATGTCATCGACTGTTTAAAAGAGATCGACCCAGATTTATATGATAATTAATCAAGTTTATACGTTAATTGATCGAGAAAGAGGTGATATATAGTTTCTTCAATTCTCCGGCCAACTTTTTATACTGGTGagttctttttatttctttctttctcttttttttctttttcgttttTCACACGCACATGCACAGTTGCGTACGTTAACAggaataacaaaaaatataattggttTTGTTAGAATAAATTTTGTATACTTACCTTTAATTATTGTTCAGATTttgttacttaatttttttttgggaatTGAAAATGGGTATATATTCGGAAGGGAATGAGAATTTTTTCTTGATTGCATTCAACGTAAAGCATAAGTTTACTTTTCTCAAACTTGGGAGGCATGAATACGACTTTCTTTACCTTCAAAGATGACACCTTTATTCATATAGCCTTTAATTACTTTTACCTTTCATAATTTAATTACAtcttagctagctagctagtctaGTCTAGTCTATTTTAATTCTTTGGATATGTATGTTGGGTTTagctaaaataaaacaagtattaaagtaaacaacAGGTAGTACCGTAGTAGGCGGCTGCGACCAAATTAAGGCAGCTTTGATCACCAAATTTAAAAACGAAAATGAATATGGTcatatctatactctatattaaagaaaatacctcatgttgaaagttacacagggggaaatgtctaaaatgcccttctatgtaatattttcacctacaaggctacaaccctttaaaatattttcacatacactattctcttaagattaataattaaattacactatcaatcctttatttttctaaaatatgttcattaaccttttaaatcaattacttttatatgaattatctacgacactcgacgtcgcatccaccaccaacactcgtctccaccaccacatcgtcgccaTCATGactaccgccgcatcgcgcgggtacaatgctagtattagaaaaatatgtatatgctgtacgaaattaataattaataatttatagcAAAACAATAATAGAGAACAATAAAGAACATTATGATGCAGTATAAATAGGTTGTTATATATGATGGTATTATATATGGATTAATCAAGACCTTATTATGGGTGGGTTCCATATCTAGAATTAGTTTTCTAGGAAACATTTTTTATACATAATACTTTCCAAAATTCTTTCCTTCTTCTAGAAAATTGATAGAAGAATACAACATTATTAGTAGTAATAACTAGACTCatattcttaattaaaaagatgCTTTATGTGAAAATGCAGAACAAAAGATGCAAGGAAGATGGAGCAAAATATGGTTTGTAATGATATTGCTATTAGTTTCAAGCCTTTCTCATATTCATGGACAACCAACTACCACTAGTCAACAACCAGGTCAGCCTACACTCTTACTTTCAATTTTTAAAGTATAGATAGATAACAAAATGGCCGGATATGGTATGCAACTTAAGTTTAATTCTTTGTAATATTGCATACAACTATAAAAGGTTTAGTTGGAGGGTTAAGTTACAACTTATTCTATACATTGACATGTGATCAAGTGTAATGCATAAGTTCACCTATACAACTCCAACTAAGCAATTTTCTGCTCCAAGTACTATAGTTTTGAGTTTTTCATACAAAATTAGCATTTGTCTCATTTTTTTGGCCCGTGATTttattcaatatacttttgtgTTCATACCTTCATTATCATCTTTATGCAGATGAATCAAGACAGATATCAGATGATACGGTTAGGCGTGATCCTTTGGAAAGCCTTAGAAAATACAGAGGAGGATACGACATTACCAACGTTCATTACTGGAGTGTAAGttcttataaaactaaaactaaatccGTTTTGGACATTCGATTATTAGGTAACTGTAAGTTCAATAGTAACATATATACTAACGTTATGGGTTGATGTTGTTGCGTGCAGTCAACTGCATACACAGGAATTGCAGGATATGTGCTTGGGGCTCTATGGCTGTTATGTGGCGTCGTATTTGGAATATTTCTCGTGGCAACCACTTGTTGTTGCAAAAGAAGCAGAAGACTCAAGAAGATCAAGAAACCAACATTCCACGAGCAGTTTTACCTTTGGAAGATTATTATCGCAGGTTTCTTCACACTCCTTGCCATGTAAGTCTAGCTTCAATTATTCTACGCTATCTTTTGTACTAATTGTAAACTACTTGTGGAAACTGAAATCATTTGTGTAAAATGTTTTGCAGAGTTGGAACATCTTTGGTACTTGGAGGGAATGCCAAGTTCCACTCGAGGGCTGATAAAATAATCGATATTATCATTGATACAGCCGATGGGGCTGCTGAAACGCTACATAATACAACAAGAGCAATGAAGATGACACAAACCAACTTACAAGGAACAAACGTTGAGGCAAGCACCACGCGTTTCCTTGAATCCACTTCTAGGCAGTTGAACTTCACAGCTAATGATATACAACGACAAGCTAGAAAAAACCGGCATAAGATTGATCTAGGTCTTCGAATTCTGTAAGTTTCTTTTGTCTTAAAGTGGCAGAATTTCTCCAAGATCTAATCTTATATAAAAGAAGCTAAATTTTCCAGAGACATTATAAAATTTTCCATAATAATCTAATCCATAAAATAGAAAGTTTTATGCATTACACTTTTGGCCACTTTCAACCCATTGCACTTTCTATTCCTTATATAGGTATCAACTCTTTTTATTTTGCACTTCTAAACAGTGATTGTTCCTTTGGTTGCAGGTACATTGTAAGTACTGTCATTTTCGCGCTGAATTTGGTTGCCGTTATTGCTTTAGCAGGTGTGTTTTTTCGCTAATATAAGTAATCTAATCTCCGAGTAAAATAGATAAAAGTCCTCTTACAAAGTTTAATTTTGGTGTGCAGCTGTTGGGATCTTTAAGATAAGACGAGCTATTCACATGTAAGTCAAGCACATTaactctttttctttatgaaCTAAAGAGAAATTCTTTTACCAGTTTCTAACTAGCATTATATCTATAATGGTTGCAGATTGATTGTGTTGTGTTGGCTAATCACTGTTCTATGTTGGGTGTTCTTCGGGGCGTACTTCTTCTTATCAAggtatacatatacacatatcttttctgagttttttttttctgacaCAAACTAAGTGAATAATAGTTAACTTAAATGAGCTTCAAATTTTCCAGATTTGCGGGTGATACATGTACAGCACTTAAGGGGTTCGAACAAGATCCATACAATAACAGCTTAAGCTCAATCCTTCCTTGTGATCAATTGCTTTCAACAGAATCAGTCCTTACTGATATTAGTGCCGGTGTTTACAATCTGGTCAATCAGGTACCGTGTATATTTCTTATTAGTTCTGTGTGTGTTAAAACGGGTCATTTTTGTATGCCTAATGTGTCAGTTTGGTTGACCTGAAAGCGCTTTTTTTTGTCCATTGTTCTATTTCAGTAGTAATCTGAATATTTGAATATTGCATGCTATTAAAGTACACTTTTAAACTATTGTTAACTCTTTGACCTATTTGGCCCGTATGACCCAGTTCCTTTTTAGCAAAGTTTTCTAGTCGACCCATAGATAATTGCACCTCTAGTTTTGGGTTGAAGGACAATCATGTTCAACACTTAAATCAATAGTAGTTGCAAATTTCTAACAAAACAACTGTTCGAAAATGTTGCAGGTGAATGCGAATATCTCTAGAATACAACAAGATTCATCGTCTTTTGGAGTATGCAATCCATTCTCTGGACCACCAGAGTACAATTACCAACCAAACAACTGTTCAGAAAACAATATCAAAATAGGCGACATTCCTGAGGTACAACACACAACTTTCTTTCCAACTCGAGAACATGCAAAAGACAGTCAAAATACTTCATTTCCAGATTTCCACCTCAAACATGCATAAAACAATCTGTTCATTTCTTTTCTATcataacttacacttttttttttttttttttcttgaagttATTGAAGTTGATCACATGTGTTGATCCAGTGGACGGAATCTGCAATGGAGGGATTCCCATCTCAGGAAATGACTTCAGGACAGCTGTAGCATATACAAGCTCAATCCAAATACTTTTAAATTCCTATCCAGGAATGGAAGGCCTCCTTAACTGTCAAACAGTGAAAGATGCATTCTCTGAAATCGTTGAGAACCATTGCAAACCAGTAAAAAGAGACGTAAAGATCGTGTGGGCAGGTCTAGTGTTTCTATCGATTGTTATGGTGTTTTTAGTTCTTACATGGACTTTTCAAGCATACCATGAACGCAACCATCGGTTTTCTGATGGATCGGTGAAGCCTCATCATGCAGATGATATGATTGAGTCTGGAATAGCAAAAGAATCAGAAATAGATAATGTAAATAGCAGTCATTTATAGATAATTTGAAGGTGGGCATATATGCATCCTTGAGAGCAATGCTAATCAAGAGATGATTGAGGGTCCTAAATTTTGCTATAGCAAAAGCAACATATAGAAAaatggaagaaagaaagaaggattGCTTATTTGTTGATTTGTTTCTTGCTTGTTACCGTATAACCTATAGATATACAGTAGATTATTGAGGCATAAATaggcatatatataaaaacatatgggGACAAACCCCTACTGAAGTCATGTATTGAGATGTTCCAAGCATTTGCAGGAATTTTGTTCATAATGTTAGATTCTTGAAGAAATTTCATTTAGTTAATTTAAAATACACCATTTTAGTATATTGTTTTCCATATACACTATTTTGTTTAATAACTCTGGTTTTGAGACATGTTTGTAGGAATTGTCAAAGAGATGTTATATAACGGTTTGTAAGCCTAGCGGGGAACCCCAAGGGGTATTTAACATGAGGTTACCCTAGGCGGATCAGATGATGAAAATATTCACAGTTCATATAAAAAGGGTTGGAA
This genomic window contains:
- the LOC122600694 gene encoding uncharacterized protein LOC122600694, with protein sequence MQGRWSKIWFVMILLLVSSLSHIHGQPTTTSQQPDESRQISDDTVRRDPLESLRKYRGGYDITNVHYWSSTAYTGIAGYVLGALWLLCGVVFGIFLVATTCCCKRSRRLKKIKKPTFHEQFYLWKIIIAGFFTLLAIVGTSLVLGGNAKFHSRADKIIDIIIDTADGAAETLHNTTRAMKMTQTNLQGTNVEASTTRFLESTSRQLNFTANDIQRQARKNRHKIDLGLRILYIVSTVIFALNLVAVIALAAVGIFKIRRAIHILIVLCWLITVLCWVFFGAYFFLSRFAGDTCTALKGFEQDPYNNSLSSILPCDQLLSTESVLTDISAGVYNLVNQVNANISRIQQDSSSFGVCNPFSGPPEYNYQPNNCSENNIKIGDIPELLKLITCVDPVDGICNGGIPISGNDFRTAVAYTSSIQILLNSYPGMEGLLNCQTVKDAFSEIVENHCKPVKRDVKIVWAGLVFLSIVMVFLVLTWTFQAYHERNHRFSDGSVKPHHADDMIESGIAKESEIDNVNSSHL